The Candidatus Desulfatibia profunda genome includes the window TTCATCTGTGTCCAAAAAATGCAAATTCCTATACTATCAAGTTAAAGAAATGAGGGAAAAATGGCTCAGGCTAAATCTGGTGATAGCGTAAAAGTTCATTTTACAGGCTACCTGGAAGATGGGAAAGTCTTTGGTTCCACCATCGGTGAGGAGCCGTTCGAGTTTACAATCGGTGAGAAGCACATGCTGCCGGGTTTTGAAAATGCGGTTATCGGAATGCACAGAGGAGAAACAAAGACAATCTCACTTCCCCCGCAGGAAGCCTATGGTGATTATAATGAAAAGTTAGTGTCTGTGATGCAACGATCCGGCTTTCCCCCGGAAATCAATTTAGAAATTGGCAAAAGGCTGAGAGTTCGCATACAAGATGGAAGATATGCCATAGTTACCATTAAAGGCTTTACCGAAGATAGTATCGTCCTGGATGAAAATGATCCCCTTGCAGGCAAAACACTTGCCTTTAAAATCGAGCTTGTTGAGATTAACCCGCCTCTCGCCTCGGCACAGCCAGGGCCGCTCTAATGAGCTTCCGACCTGCGTCAAGAGGCGGGACAGGTCGGCGCGGTTCACCTTGCCTTCCCTGTCAAGACGAAGCCGTGGGCGAAGGCTGATCATCCCTGCAGTCCCGCTTTCAGCGGGGCAGGGTATTCAGGCGAAGGCGAATAAAATTTCGTGCTTTCCTTATTTCGTGTTTTTCCCTCGTCGGGCGCTTCGCGCGTGATTATTATTAGCTGGTTGGCAGAAATATTAAAAATCGTATTTGTTTAGCCTTTTGAAAAGCTGTTAAGGGACATATGCGGGCAGAAAGACTTGACAGACAACTTAGAATCGAGGGCTGGAATCAGAAGGCCCTGGAAAATGCCAAAGTGGGTGTCGTTGGTGATGACGACCTTCTGGCATCGCTTTATATAATGTCGGCATCAGCCCTGGGGCTCAACAACATAGTTGTTCTTGCGCCGGAGCTGAACACCATACTCGTAGAAACAGCGAATAAGCTGAACCCTCGATTCACCCTGACCCACGTGGAGGGATACTACACGCAGCCGGTTATTGACGAGCTATTCAAAGGGTGTGACCTTATTGTAGATTTAAGCCATTATGGGCTGGCGAACAAGCTGCTACTGGAGAAGGGCTATAGAGAAAAGATACCGATTATTAGGGGGTTTTGCTATAAACAGCAAGAGACACAGGGTTTTAAAATATTCACTTATCTGAGAGGTCGTGAATGGAAAGAGCTTGAGCAGCTAATCTCCCCGTCTCATTTTCCGACTAGTCATTTTGATGACGGCGTTCTGGATACGATCATCGCCGGCATTGTTCTGGATGAGACCAAAAATCTTTTGATGGCTCATGCAGTTTCCGATGAACTGATATCCTACAAACGGACAAAAGTGAAGGCATTTAAAAGCCCGCCCAACATACTGGTGGTCGGCTCCGGAGCACTGGGCATTTTCGTAGGACTTGGACTGACCTATTCAGGCTTTTGGCGCATTACATTCATGGACCCCGATGTGGTTGAAATGACTAATCTCAACCGCCAGGTTTTTTTCTTTGATGCCATAGGCAAAAGTAAGGCAGAAACATTAGCTGGAAGATTGAACCATTTTTTCGCCATGGACAACATGGCTTTAGTAACATACTTTAAAATGGACACCGACATTGCGCCTTATGATATTGTTTTCGACTGCGTAGATAATTTCGAATCCAGAATCGTGCTGAGCGAAAAGTGTGTGGATCAAGGTAAAATACTGATAAGCGGCGGAACCAGTGCGGATGCCGGCCAGGTAGTTATCTACAATCCTGCTGTTGATAGTGTTGCTCCGGCAAAGCTATTGGGATTGTACGATATTGTTGAGAAACGCAGCCCTGAAACCTATCGGCGGGAAAGAGCTGCCTGCAGGTATCAGCCGGAGCCTTCCGTGATTATGACAAACCAGATCGCCGCCGGGTTCATGGTGGATTCCTATAGAATGCTCCTAAATGGTCAAAAGCCGCAAAATATTTTCTATGATTCAAAACACAATACGAGATTCTAGCTAACCACAAGTATTCTAAACAAGATTACGTATAATTTACTTTAGTTAAAAGTTTAAAGTGCCTAAAGTGATCTAAAGTGCCTAAAGTTAAGGTGTCGCTTCGCTCCATCTATTTATTTAAAATTGACAGAATACCTTAACTTTAGCTCACTTTAGTTCACTTCAAACTTTAGTCACTTTGATGATCCTAAACCCTTTGAATGAGGTGACCTGCCATAAAATTCATCACCCTATTTACGAATTAGAGCACTAAGGAGGAATGGCAACATGTCGGACCCTGAAATCAAAAAGGCTCTCCAGGCAGATGAAGCCGAGAAACTGCTGCCGCTTGTTTTAGAGATTATTCCGGGACATGCCGCCGAAGGATTAATCGACATATATGTGCCCGGCAGTTACGAGGGCAAATCACTCCGGAAGTTGTGCGATAGCACGCTGAGCAAAAAGAATTTGAGCATAGAGGAACAGCTCATTGCAGAAGACGTTGCCCGACAACTTGAAGGTGGAAAACTGCTGTGCCGTGGCCAAGAAATCGAAGGGACAGCGCTGGAATATGCCGTATCCGAACAAACCGAGGCCGGAGAAAAATATCTGTATGTGCCGATTCGTGCTATTAAACCTCAAGAAGGAGGAAATAATCGGGCAATTCCTTAATTTAGAACTTTTTGCTTTTTATTGAAAAAAAACTTTTACACCACGAAGTACCCGAAGAAACACGAAGGTTTACCCGCCTCCGGCGGCGCCAAAGGCGACCAAGGTTTTATTTTTATTCTTCGTGACCTTCGTGATCTTCGTGGTAAAAATATAACTACCCTTGGGAATCATGGTCTGTCCCGCAATCGGGATTTGTCCGGTATAGGACTGGGGAATTGGATAATGAGGCAATTGTTGGATTCTGATCTGGAGATTTTTGTGGATGCGGGCTTCATATACCTGCCGCTGTTGTTTGACCCGGTCATAGCAACAGAAATTCAAGCACTGACGGCGCCCGCGGCATCGACGGCACCCGTGGCACTGCCGCTATCGTCCGGACCCCAAGGGTCAAAAACCGTGATTGAGATCCAGGGGAAACATTTTGTAAAAACAATGAATTTAGAGTCCATTGTGGCTAATTACCAGCGTATCTACCCATATTCATTCCAGCAACTGAGGCGTACCTGCCTGCGCAAGCATCATCTCACAGAGGAAGGCGACAGGCTCCAGGCATACCGAACGCTGCGGACGATTCTCTTTGAGGTCATGCCTTATTTTATAAGAAAAAACAAACGGTTGGAAAGAAAGAAGCTGGACGAAAAAGAAATCCTGAATCTTATCGGCCGGAAGGTTTTAATTCCCCGGCGCTACTATGAAGAGGCCGCAGCATTTCTTGATCTAGATCCTCTCCGGAAAATGTTAAAAGACCTTGATGAACAAAAACCATTACTAAAACCCCTGGACAGCGGGCTGCTGCCGGCAAGCAAACTGCGCCAGTGGTTCCACGAAGCGGTGTCTGCAAGCGTAATTCTGAGCGAGTCCGAACGTCTGCGACAAACATTGCACCTACGAGAGCAATTAAGGCACACGGATCAAGAGCAGGTCGCCATTCTGCTTTATATTGCCGAGACCGGCTCTCTGGAGCTCGATGATTTTGGTTTTTTACGAAAAGGTTTCCATAACGAATACCTTGTCTATAAACGCACCGGCAAATATGTCCTCAAAGATTATTACGGTCGCAGCTATTTATTCCCGGACTGCCGGGTGGCTGTTTCCACTGCCGGACCTTTTAGACCCGTGGTGATTGAGAAGTACAAGCATCCCTTTTTGTTCAGACACGCGGCCGGGCAGGAGATCTGCCTGCAAGATTTCACCCCTCCCAGCGAATTCAACGCAGACACCGCCATTAGGGTCTTAGAGGAGGGTATCACGGCCTTGCTATACAGCTACGATTGCCGACGTCGCAATGGGTATCACAGTCTTGATCCAACTCGATGTTATGTTCGAACCATCGAGTTTGTTGATTATCGAATCTAATATGACTTTTGCATATTATAATTTTAGTGCCTTTATATCTTTGTGTCCATTCACAGCGTAGTTGAGTTAGAGGAAATTCCAAATAACAAAACTCAAATAACAAACAAATACCAACGGCCAAAATTCCAAATAACAAACCGGGAAAAATCAAAGTAGTTTAGGTCATTAGAGCCTCTTGCAAAAGTCCTTCAGCGTCATTCCGGCGAAAGCCGGAATCCAGGTTTTTCAAGGACTTCTGGACCCCGGCTTTCGCCGGGGTGACGGTTTTATTGAGTTTTGCAAGAGCATCATTAGTATTTGGAATTTGCCTGCCCACCGTATTTTTGGCGGGATGCTTGGAATTTGGGATTTCATAGATTCCGTGAACGGTTACATGTTTTGGTAGGTGAACTATTATCCCGTAATAATATGATGCTAAAACAGTTTCAATTAAAATGAGCCTTTTGCAACATATAAGACACGAACGTGCTCAGCAACGGCGAAAGCAGCCTCTCAGACGGGATGTCTTTAATCAAATCAGCAGCCTTGTCAGGTGGTACGGTCTGGAAGAAAACTTTTTGACTGTTATCGAAAGTGCCGAAGATTATCTGGCACAAACCAATTTAGAGCTCCACCGTTTTAGAGAAAAGATGCCTTTCGAACCGCCGTTGTTTTCGCTGGTAACCGCTGAAGAATATCGTCTTACAAAGGCCATCATCAGCAAGGCCGACAACCCATACTTGCAATACGCCCATTCGCCGGAAGAGATTTTCCTGAGCAGACTACTATATCGTCTGAATCCGGCGCTGCCGGCCGAAACGCTGATACGCAATCATTTTGAAACTTTATTAAGGTTGAAACGATTATAGCCTAAGCGCTCTAATTCGTAAATATGGTGACGTGTTTTAGGTGGGCCACCACATTCAAAGGGGCCAAGGATCATTAAAGTGACTAAAATTTGACTCGCCTCGGCGTAGCCTCCGGCGCAGCCTGGGAGTGAACTAAAGTGAGCTAAAGTTAAGGTATTCTGTCAATTTTATATAAATAGATGGAGCGAAGCGACACCTTAACTTTAGGCACTTTAGATCACTTTAGGCACTTTTAACTTATTAATAAAGTGAAACCATGGACGATGGCATATCAAAGCAGAAGCAGGAACGCATAGAAGAGAAAATCGCCCAATTGAGAGCCGGTCAGGAATCTAAAGCTGTGCAGGGCATAATTGAGTTTAACAAAACCCCCTCGGAGCTCAAGAACGAGATGGACAGGTTTGTGATCGGGCAGGATAAAGGGAAAAAAATCATGTCCACCGCCATTGCCTTTCACTACCGGAGACTGGGCCAGGCGCTAAAAAAGGGGATGGTTGACAGCCACGGCGACATTGACCTTGCGTTGCGTAACACAAGAACTCCCAAGGCCAACATTATGATCGTCGGCCCCACCGGCTGCGGCAAGACTTACACCAGCGAAACCGCGTCAAATTTAGTGGGTGTGCCCTTTGTGCATGAAGACATGACCACGTTCAGTGAAGTCGGCTATGTTGGACAAAATGCCAGCGATATCTTAGTTGACCTGCTTTTGGCAGCCGGCGGCAATCCGAATGTGGCCCAGATGGGCATGGTCTATTTTGACGAGGTGGACAAGATTGCTACAGAAATCACCGCCTATAAAGATGTTTCCGGCCGGGGTGTGCAAAAAGGGCTATTGCACATGGTCGACGGTTCGGAAAACACCGTTCACATCGGTAAGGAACGAATCTTGCTGTCGACAAAGCATGTGCTATTCATCGCTGGAGGGGCGTTTGAGAACCTCGAAACCTTTGTTAAAAAACGTATGGGCAGGCAGGGGCTCGAAGGCAATTGGCGCAGCTTCTTGATCGCAGACGATCTGGTGGCCTTTGGCATGGAAAGACAGCTTATCGGGCGTTTCCCTGTAAGAGTTGTCTATGATCAACTGACGACCCAGGACTTAAAAGACATCATGATCAGAAGTGAAGGCAGTGCCCTGCTGGCGTATACGAACGATCTTAAGGCTTGGGGCATTGACCTGGAATTCACGGATGATGCTTTAAATGAAGTTGCCCGCCGGGCCGAACAGGAAGGAACCGGAGCCCGGGGTTTGATCAGCGTTCTTCACCGGATCCTGCTGGAAGACATGTATTGCCTGCCCGGCACCTACACCGGAAAATTCGCGGTGGATCAACATTATGTGAAAGAAAGACTGGGATGAGGTTCAAAGACCTTTCAGGGCTTAAACGGCCGGAGCCGCAGAAGATAATGCTTGCAACCTTGCCGCAGGATATCACCATGTCACATTATGCCAGAGCCAAGGCTTTCAAGATTAACGAGCTGGTTCGAACCATTCACGCGGACAGCTTTGAATGGTACGGGTTTACACTGGCGGCCGAGGACAATCCCGAACTCATTCTAGATATCGGATTACCTAAAAATGATCAAAATCTTCTTGATTACACGACCATCGGACCTCAGAGGATCGCCGAATTCCAGGAATCCCTGCCGGATGACACACTGATCAACGGCTGGATACATTCTCACGGTGCCCTGAATTACAGACATTTCTCGCACACAGACGAAAAAAACCACCTTGCGGTTTTAGATTTTATCGATGCGCGTCTAAGGCGGCCGGTGGCCAAAAAAGAAGTTGTCATACAAGACCTTGTTTTGCTGGAGAAAGACCGGTTTGCTAAAGAGGATCTGGCAAGAGGCAGTGTTTCTATCATAGCGGATGGCCCGATTACAGCGGCCCGCATAATGGAAACCGTCTACGGCAGCTTCTGCTACAGTATTGTCATCGGTGATGAGGGCTGGCACGAACAAGAGATCATTTTCAAAGAAAGGGGCATACTTTCCGGACATACGATGACGGACAGTATAAAAGCAGACATCATACTTGTGGACACGGGCAGATCCTTAACTCAGTTTGATATCCAGGTTTTGGCTGACGAAGTAGAAGAAAAGATTCAACCCAATACTGATCCGCCACCGGAAATAATCGAAAGAATGTAGAAAATTTAAGTTGCGACCTTAAATTATTCTGTTTGTTTTCGACTGCTTACACGGCAGTCTGCGGTGGCCTTCAACATTCATTCTCCTTTAGTTTTCTAATTTCTTCCCAACCTTCCTGTAGACTATTTACCCGAATTGCCATTTCCTGACCAATAACTAAAATTTGATCTTCAAGTTCCAAAATCCGAAGTCCACCGGAGACATCAATCTCAATACCGTTTTTGAGCTTTAAAATTCCCATTTCCTTTTTCATTACAAAACCGTGCCGAACTGCATGAGTAGTTCACCAAAATAGATTATTGTTTTTTGTTCCTTTTCCTTTTCGCTATCCCTCAGCTTACAATTGAAAGAAACACAATCAATCGGTTTAGTTGTAATCTGTTTTGTCAGACTGTCTGCCTGTAACAAGCAACCCTTGCTATGCTTTATATGAAAATCTTCGCCCCTTTGTAAAAATACACAGCCTTGATTTGTTGGTCTTTCGTAATTTCTTTTGGCATAAAAGCTGGTAAAATCATCCGGAAAACTTACAAAAAGATCCAGGTCCGCATCCGGCATTATCCTGGGGC containing:
- a CDS encoding AAA family ATPase codes for the protein MDDGISKQKQERIEEKIAQLRAGQESKAVQGIIEFNKTPSELKNEMDRFVIGQDKGKKIMSTAIAFHYRRLGQALKKGMVDSHGDIDLALRNTRTPKANIMIVGPTGCGKTYTSETASNLVGVPFVHEDMTTFSEVGYVGQNASDILVDLLLAAGGNPNVAQMGMVYFDEVDKIATEITAYKDVSGRGVQKGLLHMVDGSENTVHIGKERILLSTKHVLFIAGGAFENLETFVKKRMGRQGLEGNWRSFLIADDLVAFGMERQLIGRFPVRVVYDQLTTQDLKDIMIRSEGSALLAYTNDLKAWGIDLEFTDDALNEVARRAEQEGTGARGLISVLHRILLEDMYCLPGTYTGKFAVDQHYVKERLG
- a CDS encoding peptidylprolyl isomerase → MAQAKSGDSVKVHFTGYLEDGKVFGSTIGEEPFEFTIGEKHMLPGFENAVIGMHRGETKTISLPPQEAYGDYNEKLVSVMQRSGFPPEINLEIGKRLRVRIQDGRYAIVTIKGFTEDSIVLDENDPLAGKTLAFKIELVEINPPLASAQPGPL
- a CDS encoding ThiF family adenylyltransferase codes for the protein MRAERLDRQLRIEGWNQKALENAKVGVVGDDDLLASLYIMSASALGLNNIVVLAPELNTILVETANKLNPRFTLTHVEGYYTQPVIDELFKGCDLIVDLSHYGLANKLLLEKGYREKIPIIRGFCYKQQETQGFKIFTYLRGREWKELEQLISPSHFPTSHFDDGVLDTIIAGIVLDETKNLLMAHAVSDELISYKRTKVKAFKSPPNILVVGSGALGIFVGLGLTYSGFWRITFMDPDVVEMTNLNRQVFFFDAIGKSKAETLAGRLNHFFAMDNMALVTYFKMDTDIAPYDIVFDCVDNFESRIVLSEKCVDQGKILISGGTSADAGQVVIYNPAVDSVAPAKLLGLYDIVEKRSPETYRRERAACRYQPEPSVIMTNQIAAGFMVDSYRMLLNGQKPQNIFYDSKHNTRF